Genomic DNA from Pedobacter africanus:
CTTCGACTGGTAACCAGTGGTATAAGGATGGGGTGCTATTGGCAGGAGAAACGGGACTGACTTATGTGGCGAATGCTTCAGGTGCTTATACTGTGGTGTTTACCGATGGTAACACTTGTCCAAGTGTTGCTTCTGCTGGAATCACAGTTACAGTGAACCCATTGCCACCGGCCCCAACCGTTACAGCATCTGGATTAACCACTTTCTGTGCTGGTGGTTCCATAACTTTAACCTCAAGTGCTTCGACAGGTAACCAGTGGTACAAAGATGGGGTAATACTTGCAGGAGCAACCGGCCAGACTTATGTGGCGAATGCTTCAGGTACTTATACTGCGGTGTTTACTGACGGTAACACTTGCCCAAGCGCTGCTTCTGCTGGAATCACAGTTACAGTAAACCCATTGCCACCTGCACCAACGATTACAGCATCGGGATTAACAACTTTCTGTGCTGGTGGTTCCGTAACTTTAACTTCAAGTGCTTTGACAGGTAACCAGTGGTACAGGGATGGGGTATTGCTTTCAGGAGCAACCGGCCAGACTTATGTGGCCAATGCTTCAGGTGCTTACACTGTGGTGTTTACTGACGGTAACACTTGCCCAAGCGCTGCTTCTGCTGGAATCACGATTACAGTAAACCCTTTACCACCTGCACCAACAGTTACAGCATCAGGACCAACAATATTCTGTGCTGGCGGTTCAGTAACGCTTAGCTCTAGTAGCGCAACCAGCTATCAATGGTACAGAGGAACTACTTTGTTAACTGGTGAAACGCAACAAACTTACACAGCTATAGAAAGTGGTAGCTATACTGTGGTGGTTACCGATGGCAATTCCTGTGCAAGCCCGGCTTCAGCATCAGTTAGTGTTACAGTCAACCCACTACCAGCACAACCAACAGTTACAGCATCGGGATTAACCACTTTCTGTGCTGGAGGTTCCGTAATCCTAACTTCATCCTCTGCTGTCAGTTATCAGTGGTACAGGGGTAATATTTTGTTAACTGGTGAGACACAACAGACTTATACAGCTACAGAAAGCGGTAAATATACGGTTGTAGTGACAAATGCCAGCAATTGTGCTGGTCCGGTTTCCAATGAGGTTATGGTTACGGTAAATGCTTTGCCAATCCAGCCGGTAATCACTGCTAATGGAGGAACGATTTTCTGTGATGGGGAAAGTGTTGTTTTAAGCACTTCAGCTAACGGAAGTTATCAGTGGTATTTGAATGGAACTCCAATAACCAATGCCACAGGGCAAACTTATGAAGCAAAAGTAGCAGGTAAATATACAGTTGTGGTTACCAATACAAGCAATTGCGCTAGCCCGGTTTCCAATGAAATTACCGTTACGGTAAATGCTCTGCCAGTTATTCCAACGATTACAGCTATGGGCAACACGGTTTTCTGCATCGGCAATTCGGTGACCTTAACTTCCAGTGCTGCCAGTGGTTACCAATGGTATAAAGATGGAGCAGTTATACCCGGTGCATCCAGCAAGACCTATATTGCTACAGAAACTGGCGCTTACCATGTATTGGTAACCAATGTAAATGGTTGCAGCAGCAGCCCTTCATTACCAACCCAGGTTACAGCAAGCCCTTATCCGGAATTGCCAAACATTTCACCGGCGGGGGTAACTACTTTCTGCGAAGGAGGGGTAGTTACGCTTACCTCGTCATCAGCAGCAGGAAATCAATGGTACAAAAACGGAATTCTTATACCGGGGGCAAACGGACAAACATTGGGTGTGAATGAAATTGGTAACTATACAGTGAAAGTGACCAACCAGGCCGGTTGTGCAAGTACAATGTCAGCTGCTACAAACGTTACCGTAAATAAAGTGCCTAAAGGGTTTGACGATGTGGTAAATAGCTTGAGCTGTACGCAATCTTCTTTCAGTTA
This window encodes:
- a CDS encoding Ig-like domain-containing protein, with the translated sequence STGNQWYKDGVLLAGETGLTYVANASGAYTVVFTDGNTCPSVASAGITVTVNPLPPAPTVTASGLTTFCAGGSITLTSSASTGNQWYKDGVILAGATGQTYVANASGTYTAVFTDGNTCPSAASAGITVTVNPLPPAPTITASGLTTFCAGGSVTLTSSALTGNQWYRDGVLLSGATGQTYVANASGAYTVVFTDGNTCPSAASAGITITVNPLPPAPTVTASGPTIFCAGGSVTLSSSSATSYQWYRGTTLLTGETQQTYTAIESGSYTVVVTDGNSCASPASASVSVTVNPLPAQPTVTASGLTTFCAGGSVILTSSSAVSYQWYRGNILLTGETQQTYTATESGKYTVVVTNASNCAGPVSNEVMVTVNALPIQPVITANGGTIFCDGESVVLSTSANGSYQWYLNGTPITNATGQTYEAKVAGKYTVVVTNTSNCASPVSNEITVTVNALPVIPTITAMGNTVFCIGNSVTLTSSAASGYQWYKDGAVIPGASSKTYIATETGAYHVLVTNVNGCSSSPSLPTQVTASPYPELPNISPAGVTTFCEGGVVTLTSSSAAGNQWYKNGILIPGANGQTLGVNEIGNYTVKVTNQAGCASTMSAATNVTVNKVPKGFDDVVNSLSCTQSSFSYNLQTKNVNNIQKGGNAVPAGFSWTVNSTVTGAVNGSGKVLNATLINTTTTEQYVVYLVTPIAEAGGCAGQPFKITVRVPVCLDITITKSANRTNVSAPGDEIKYSIVVSNNGNANHSHVKVNDPLLGGLLYRSAGDNGNDILEKGESWIYSGTYTITQNNIDSFGLPDVNTGKIVNTATVSSMEYPQSKSAIAEVNIDANPSVALVKTGAMNRDFRTMTYTFTVTNNGNMTLYNLVVKDPKIIQPIVLSQTTLAPGATTSGIAQYTITNPEKVAGNVSNTATVTGLTRSGISVTDISGTAANNDDPTVIDITRYPIAIDDYANTKADVEVAVPVINNDKPALFPLDASTLEVKSQPTNGKLSVNKDGKVVYTPNKGFFGIEKFTYKVDDANGLGSNVAIVTITVVPPDLDVPNTFTPNGDGKNDTFVITGLENYEKVSLFVYNRWGDEVYRNNNYKNEWDGNGLNDGTYFYVLKLTKAGKEESRRSWILIKR